A single window of Halobacillus naozhouensis DNA harbors:
- the mreBH gene encoding rod-share determining protein MreBH has translation MLSNAEIGIDLGTANILIYSKAKGILLNEPSVVAYDTETKNVVAVGKEAKEMVGKTPKNIIPVRPLRDGVIADYDMTAQMLKELLKKVSKKSGISMRKPTVVICTPSGSTSVERRAIHNAVKSYGAKTVHLIEEPIAAAIGADLPVDEPIANVIVDIGGGTTEVAIISFGGVVSSRSIRTGGDVMDEEIIQYVRKAYNILIGERTAEQIKMEVGYALIDHPEEKMDVRGRDMVTGLPKTIELSSTEIQGALKETLEQILETIRATLEECPPELSGDIVDHGVILTGGGSLLKGMQDWLSDVIVVPVHMAPSPLESVAIGTGRSLKMIQKLQKATK, from the coding sequence ATGTTATCAAATGCTGAAATCGGGATCGATTTAGGAACAGCTAATATATTAATCTATTCAAAAGCCAAGGGAATCCTGCTTAATGAACCGTCCGTTGTCGCTTATGATACGGAAACCAAGAATGTCGTGGCTGTGGGGAAAGAAGCAAAAGAAATGGTCGGGAAGACACCGAAAAATATCATCCCGGTTCGCCCACTAAGGGATGGAGTCATTGCTGACTACGATATGACTGCGCAAATGCTGAAGGAATTATTAAAGAAAGTGAGCAAAAAATCCGGCATTTCGATGCGTAAGCCGACCGTTGTCATTTGTACACCTTCTGGCTCTACTTCTGTAGAGAGAAGAGCTATTCATAACGCTGTAAAAAGCTATGGAGCTAAAACAGTACACCTTATTGAAGAGCCAATTGCCGCAGCAATTGGGGCTGACCTTCCTGTCGATGAACCGATCGCCAACGTCATCGTAGATATTGGCGGCGGAACTACTGAAGTGGCGATTATTTCCTTCGGCGGAGTCGTTTCTTCTCGTTCCATTCGCACAGGCGGGGATGTCATGGATGAAGAAATCATTCAGTACGTTCGCAAAGCTTACAACATCTTGATTGGCGAGCGAACTGCAGAACAAATCAAAATGGAAGTCGGCTATGCGCTTATCGACCACCCAGAGGAAAAAATGGATGTACGCGGGCGCGATATGGTGACCGGTTTACCTAAAACCATTGAACTTTCCTCTACCGAAATCCAAGGGGCTTTAAAAGAAACATTGGAACAAATCCTTGAAACAATTCGTGCTACCTTAGAAGAATGTCCTCCAGAATTAAGCGGGGATATTGTCGATCATGGGGTAATTTTAACTGGAGGCGGCTCTTTACTAAAAGGAATGCAGGATTGGCTGTCTGACGTCATCGTTGTCCCTGTCCATATGGCTCC